A window of Pelotomaculum isophthalicicum JI genomic DNA:
TGTTATAAATAGGTAAATTGGAAAACGTAGCCGGTGACTTCCTGGCACTTATGGCCTTTATACGTGATAAATTCATCAGGCCGGTTGAGCTGATTACACGCTCCCGGATAAGCCACGTTCAATTTTATGCGATATCTGTGCTGCGGCGGAGCGGCTCTCTTTCAATGTCGGAATTGGCCGGTGAGATGCACATATCAAAACAGCAGCTTACTCCTCTCGTCTACAAGCTTATCGACAACGGTTTATTGGCCAGAAAAACAGATGAAAAAGACCGGCGGATCGTCCGCATAGAGGTGACAGAGATTGGCAGACACATGTATGAGGAAATACTGGTGGAAATAAAACTGGCTCTTATCAAAAAGCTTGGAACGCTTCCCGAAATGGAATTGAATGAACTGGAGCATATGCTGAAGAGAACCTATGAGATCATGAAAAGCATTTACTAGATTATAATCAGGCCGCTGTACCAAGAATTCAAAATCTTTTAAGGTGGTTTATTGAATGAAGAAACTAAAAATAGTTTTGCTGATACTGGCAGTGTTGATCCTTATCGCTGGAGGGACTGGGATATCCTACTACGTATATGAAAGCACTAACTTCTTCTCCACGGAAAACGCCCAAATAACTTCCGATATTATTACACTGACACCGGAAGTCACCGGCAAAGTAAAAAGCTGGGACGTTAAAGAAGGGGATTATGTAAAAGCGGGACAGGTAATTGGAAAGCAAGATGTCGGCATGTTGGTCACTAGTTCTGCGATGAACCCCCAGACATTATCCAGCACGGCGGATTCGATCATCTCGAAAGCGGATATCAAAGCTCCGATCGAC
This region includes:
- a CDS encoding MarR family winged helix-turn-helix transcriptional regulator, giving the protein MENVAGDFLALMAFIRDKFIRPVELITRSRISHVQFYAISVLRRSGSLSMSELAGEMHISKQQLTPLVYKLIDNGLLARKTDEKDRRIVRIEVTEIGRHMYEEILVEIKLALIKKLGTLPEMELNELEHMLKRTYEIMKSIY